In Marivirga salinae, a single window of DNA contains:
- a CDS encoding LytTR family DNA-binding domain-containing protein, whose protein sequence is MNLHRSIGYTSDWYHTFLLSLILATTIVVVLIFLQPFDIYTNQIEYKNIKLVGYGICIILPILLIHVLEEFWYRFTLGKWHIYQELVILVLGFLLISSTAYFYNVLVVNDLNIKLNHMLQWFTNFGLPFVPIFIPFWVYLRLRFSKIIVQPDIDKKEKTISIEGYNQNEVVEFLEKDFLMARAQSNYVDIYYIKNELPKKEIIRSKFVDIKNKILSAEQVHRSYLVNPLQINQIYGNTRKGYIKITKLEEEVPVSPKYFLGIKKYLQNQP, encoded by the coding sequence ATGAATTTACATAGGTCAATCGGCTATACTTCTGACTGGTATCACACGTTCTTATTAAGCCTAATATTGGCAACAACGATTGTAGTCGTTCTAATTTTTCTTCAACCATTTGATATTTACACGAATCAAATAGAGTATAAAAACATCAAGCTGGTTGGTTATGGTATTTGTATCATCCTACCAATATTATTGATTCATGTTTTAGAAGAGTTTTGGTATAGATTCACACTTGGAAAATGGCATATTTATCAAGAGCTAGTAATCTTGGTTTTGGGATTTTTATTGATTTCAAGTACTGCCTATTTCTATAATGTTTTAGTTGTCAATGACCTTAATATTAAACTGAATCATATGCTGCAATGGTTCACAAACTTCGGTTTACCCTTTGTCCCTATTTTTATTCCATTTTGGGTCTATCTTCGATTAAGGTTTAGTAAAATTATTGTACAACCAGACATTGATAAAAAGGAAAAGACAATTTCGATAGAAGGGTATAACCAAAATGAAGTAGTAGAATTCCTGGAAAAAGATTTTCTTATGGCAAGAGCACAATCAAATTATGTGGACATTTACTACATAAAAAATGAATTGCCTAAAAAAGAAATAATCCGATCAAAATTTGTTGATATAAAAAATAAAATTCTATCAGCAGAACAAGTCCATAGGTCATACTTAGTAAATCCTTTACAGATAAATCAGATATATGGAAATACCCGTAAAGGTTACATCAAGATAACTAAATTGGAAGAAGAGGTTCCTGTATCACCAAAATACTTTTTAGGGATAAAAAAGTATCTGCAAAATCAACCTTAA